GCGGTTACGGCGACGTCGGCAAGGGCTGCGCCGAGTCCCTGCGCGGCCAGGGCGCCCGCGTCATCGTCACCGAGATCGACCCGATCTGCGCCCTCCAGGCCGCCATGGACGGCTACCAGGTCGCCACCCTGGACGACGTCGTGGAGATCGCCGACATCTTCATCACGACCACGGGCAACAAGGACATCATCATGGCCTCGGACATGGCCAAGATGAAGCACCAGGCGATCGTCGGCAACATCGGCCACTTCGACAACGAGATCGACATGGCCGGCCTGGCCAAGATCGACGGCATCGTCAAGGACGAGGTCAAGCCCCAGGTCCACACCTGGAAGTTCCCCGACGGCAAGGTCCTGATCGTCCTCTCCGAGGGCCGCCTCCTCAACCTGGGCAACGCGACCGGCCACCCGTCCTTCGTCATGTCGAACTCCTTCGCGGACCAGACCCTGGCCCAGATCGAGCTCTTCACGAAGCCGTCCGAGTACCCGACCGACGTCTACGTGCTCCCCAAGCACCTCGACGAGAAGGTCGCCCGCCTCCACCTCGACGCCCTGGGCGTCAGGCTGACCACCCTGCGCCCGGAGCAGGCCGCCTACATCGGCGTCGCGGTCGAGGGCCCGTACAAGCCGGACCACTACCGCTACTGATCCCCACGGATCACCGAGCGGACCCACCGCACCGAGCCAGGCCCCCGGCACTCCGCCGGGGGCCTGCCCCGTACCCGACCCGAGGACTCCGGACCCCATGCCCCGCGGCCGCTACTCGCTCCACGACCCGCACGACCACACCCCCCTCGGCGAGGAGCACTTCCACTGCGCCCCCGGCCCGAGCGGCTGGCGCTACGTCTCCCAGCTGACCGCCCCGAACGGCGACCACCGCGGCTCCGTCGACCTGGCCATCGACGAACTCGGCCGCCCCATCCGCCTCGAACTCAACGCGTCGAGCTGGCAGGTCCGCGGCGCCGCCATCGACGGAGTCACCTGGGTCCGTACCGACCCCACCGGCGCCGAGGCCACCGAGGGCAACGTCGCCGCCCCCGGCTTCACCGGCACCTCCCCGGCCTTCCTCATCGCGACGGCCCGCCTGCTGCGCCTGACCCCCGGTGCCCCCGCGACCCGCGTCCGGCTCGTCGCCCTCACCGACCCGGTCCTCGCCCCCCGTACGGTCGACCAGGCCTGGGCCCTTCGCTCACGCGCCGAGCACTCCACCGACAGCGGCCCGCTCGTGGTGGACGAGTACCAGGTCACCGCCCTCGACACGGGCGAGGTCCACACCATCCACATCGCGGGAGACGTGGTCCTCTCGGCCCCCGGCATCGAACTCGAACACCTGGAAACCCCGCCGTCGTCCTTCGCGGACCCCGGCGCCGAAGACTAGGCCGGCGGAGCGAAGCCGGTCCCGCGCGCGGGCGGCTCTACGGGCGCCACGTGCGCCGGAGCGGGCGCGGCCATCGGCACGGCCGTCGGCACGGGCATCGGCATGGGCATGGGCATCGGCGCAGCCACGGGAGCCGCTGCCGCTGCCGGCGCCCGTCCCGCCGCGTGCGCGGTGAAGGCCCGGGCGGCATCCCGGGACTGCCGCTCGTGGACCACCGCCATCAGGAACGCGGCAGCCGGCACCCCGGCCGGCGGCGGCGTCCCCGTCCGGGCCACCACATCGTCCGCGAGCCGCGCGGCCATCGCGGCACCCGTGTGCGGATCCAGCTGGTTCATCCGCGTCAGGTACTGGCGGATCGCCAGCCACAGACCGTCCGGCACCGCCGACAGGTCCAGCGCGGCGAACCGCCCCGCCAGCCACGGCGGCGGCGCGGGCACCGGCATCACCCGCGCCCCCGGCACCCGCTCCCGGATCACCAGGGTCCCCGCGAACACGTCCCCGAGCCGCCGCCCCCGCTCCGACATCAGCGAGGCGATGCACGCGACCGCCCCGAAGGTCATCAGCAGCTCCACGACCCCCATGGCCCCGCGCACCAGCGCGTGCCGGAACCGGATCGGCCCGCCGTCCTCCCGCACCACCCGCAGCCCGCACGCCAGCTTCCCCAGCGAACGGCCGTGGCTCAGCGTCTCCACCGCGATCGGCACGCCGACCAGCACCAGCAGGAAGCTCGCCACCGTCACGGCGGCCTGGGCGGCGTCATCGAGATCGGCGGTCGCGTAGAGCAGTGCGATGGACACCACCACGTACCCGGTGAAGTACACGAGCAGGTCGAGCAGGACCGCCAGCGCCCGGCTCGGCAGCCGCGCCGGCCGCAGACCCAGGACGACCGCGTCCCCCGTCACCAGATCGCTCACCGAGTGCACCTTTCCCCGACCTGACCCGCCCCTGTCCACTCCAGTCTGCCAAGCTGACCGCAGGAGAAGTAAGCCGTATCGGGTGGCCAGGGGCAGGGGAGCGGTAACCGGATGGATCTCGACGTCTTCGTGGCGGCCCACCAGACGGAGTGGGCCCGCCTGGAGCAGCTCCTCGGCCGCGGCCGCCGGCTCACCGGGGCGGAGGCCGACGAACTCGTCGCCCTCTACCAGCGCACCTCCACCCACCTCTCCCTGATCCAGTCGAGCGCCCCCGACCCGATGCTCACGGGCCGCCTCACCCAGCTCGTAGCCCGCGCCCGCTCCACCGTCACGGGGACCCGCCGCGCCGGCTGGCGCGACGCGGCCCGCTTCTTCACCGAGGGCTTCCCGGCCGCCGTCTACCGCAGCCGCCGCTGGTGGATACCCACCGCGCTGCTCTCCACGGCCCTCGGCGTGCTCATCGGCTGGTGGATAGCCACGCACCCCGAGGTCCAGAGCGCCATAGCCGCCCCGGACCACCTCAAGGAGCTGACGAAGCCGGGCGGTCAGTACGAGACGTACTACTCCAGCCACCCGGCGGCCTCCTTCGCGGCCCAGGTCTGGACGAACAACGCCCAGGCCGCAGCCGTCTGCCTCGTCCTCGGCGCCTTCCTGGGCCTCCCGGTGCTCTGGATCCTCTTCCTGAACATGGCCAACCTCGGCGTCGGCCTCGGGCTGATGACCTCCGCCGGCCGCCTGGACGTCTTCCTCGGCCTGATCCTTCCGCACGGCCTGCTCGAACTGACCGCGGTCTTCGTCGCCGCCGGTACGGGCCTGCGCCTGGGCTGGACGGTCATCGACCCGGGCCCCCGAACCCGCCGCACGGCCCTCGCCGAACAGGGCCGCGCCGCTCTCGGCATGGCCATCGGCCTGGCCCTGGTCCTCTTCGTCTCCGGCCTGATCGAGGGCTTCGTGACCCCGTCGGGGCTCCCCACCTGGGCCCGCATCACCATCGGCGTCGTCGCCGAGGCCGCCTTCCTCGTCTACGTCTACGTCCTGGGCGGCCGGGCCTCCCGCGCCGGCGAGGTGGGCGACGTGGAGGAAGCGGACCGTACGGCGACACTGCCGACCGCGGCGTGATGTGCGTACAAGCCCTCTGAGCTGCTAGTCTCCTCGTCGTCCCGCAGACACCGTTGACACGGCGGCTGTGGGGAGGTAGATTCGAACGGTTGCCTCGAACTGGACAAGTTCGGCAGCGATGGTTTAAAATCTCTCTCGCCCCCAACGGAATTGAATTCCACTGGGGCGCAGTCGACTCTTCATTGCAGGAATCTGAAGCCGGGAAATCCGGTGGAAAACTTCTGATAGAGTCGGAACCGCCGGAAAGGGAAAGCGCGAAAGCGTAGAACCTCGAAGGCGCCGAGGAAATCGGACACGAAAGAGTCTGATAGAGTCGGAAACGCAAGAACAGAACGAAAGCCCGGAGGAAAGCCCGCGAGGGTGAGTACAAAGGAAGCGTCCGTTCCTTGAGAACTCAACAGCGTGCCAAAAATCAACGCCAGAAGTTGATACCCCGTCCACTTTGGTGGATGAGGTTCCTTTGAAAAAGACCTGCGGGGCCTTCGGGTACTCGTAGGCAACAAACACAGCGAGGACGTTGTGGCGCGTCGGTCTTATTCCGACATGACGTGCCCGCTCAACGTGTGTGTGCACCGGATTACCGGTAAACATTCATGGAGAGTTTGATCCTGGCTCAGGACGAACGCTGGCGGCGTGCTTAACACATGCAAGTCGAACGATGAAGCCCTTCGGGGTGGATTAGTGGCGAACGGGTGAGTAACACGTGGGCAATCTGCCCTTCACTCTGGGACAAGCCCTGGAAACGGGGTCTAATACCGGATACCACTCCTGCCTGCATGGGCGGGGGTTGAAAGCTCCGGCGGTGAAGGATGAGCCCGCGGCCTATCAGCTTGTTGGTGGGGTAATGGCCCACCAAGGCGACGACGGGTAGCCGGCCTGAGAGGGCGACCGGCCACACTGGGACTGAGACACGGCCCAGACTCCTACGGGAGGCAGCAGTGGGGAATATTGCACAATGGGCGAAAGCCTGATGCAGCGACGCCGCGTGAGGGATGACGGCCTTCGGGTTGTAAACCTCTTTCAGCAGGGAAGAAGCGAAAGTGACGGTACCTGCAGAAGAAGCGCCGGCTAACTACGTGCCAGCAGCCGCGGTAATACGTAGGGCGCAAGCGTTGTCCGGAATTATTGGGCGTAAAGAGCTCGTAGGCGGCTTGTCACGTCGGATGTGAAAGCCCGAGGCTTAACCTCGGGTCTGCATTCGATACGGGCTAGCTAGAGTGTGGTAGGGGAGATCGGAATTCCTGGTGTAGCGGTGAAATGCGCAGATATCAGGAGGAACACCGGTGGCGAAGGCGGATCTCTGGGCCATTACTGACGCTGAGGAGCGAAAGCGTGGGGAGCGAACAGGATTAGATACCCTGGTAGTCCACGCCGTAAACGTTGGGAACTAGGTGTTGGCGACATTCCACGTCGTCGGTGCCGCAGCTAACGCATTAAGTTCCCCGCCTGGGGAGTACGGCCGCAAGGCTAAAACTCAAAGGAATTGACGGGGGCCCGCACAAGCAGCGGAGCATGTGGCTTAATTCGACGCAACGCGAAGAACCTTACCAAGGCTTGACATATACCGGAAAGCATTAGAGATAGTGCCCCCCTTGTGGTCGGTATACAGGTGGTGCATGGCTGTCGTCAGCTCGTGTCGTGAGATGTTGGGTTAAGTCCCGCAACGAGCGCAACCCTTGTCCTGTGTTGCCAGCATGCCCTTCGGGGTGATGGGGACTCACAGGAGACCGCCGGGGTCAACTCGGAGGAAGGTGGGGACGACGTCAAGTCATCATGCCCCTTATGTCTTGGGCTGCACACGTGCTACAATGGCCGGTACAATGAGCTGCGATACCGTGAGGTGGAGCGAATCTCAAAAAGCCGGTCTCAGTTCGGATTGGGGTCTGCAACTCGACCCCATGAAGTTGGAGTTGCTAGTAATCGCAGATCAGCATTGCTGCGGTGAATACGTTCCCGGGCCTTGTACACACCGCCCGTCACGTCACGAAAGTCGGTAACACCCGAAGCCGGTGGCCCAACCCGTAAGGGAGGGAGCTGTCGAAGGTGGGACTGGCGATTGGGACGAAGTCGTAACAAGGTAGCCGTACCGGAAGGTGCGGCTGGATCACCTCCTTTCTAAGGAGCACAGTACCGATTGCAGACAAATGTTCTGCACGGTCAGCTCATGGGTGGAACGTTGATTATTTGGCACGGTCTTCCAGATGGATCACGAGTACTGCTTCGGCGTGGAAAGTGACTCACTGATGGAGGGTCGTGCCTGGCACGTTGTTGGGTATCTGAGGGTACGGCCGTAAGGTCTTATCTTCGCGATGCCGGCCCCAGTGAACTTGTTCCTTTCGAGGTGCAGGGTGATGGGTGGCTGGTCGTTGCTTGAGAACTACACAGTGGACGCGAGCATCTGTGGCCAAGTTTTTAAGGGCGCACGGTGGATGCCTTGGCACCAGGAACCGATGAAGGACGTGAGAGGCCGCGATAGGCCCCGGGGAGCTGCCAACTGAGCTTTGATCCGGGGGTGTCCGAATGGGGAAACCCGGCAGTCGTCATGGGCTGTCACCCATGCCTGAACACATAGGGCATGTGGAGGGAACGAGGGGAAGTGAAACATCTCAGTACCCTCAGGAAGAGAAAACAACCGTGATTCCGGGAGTAGTGGCGAGCGAAACCGGATGAGGCCAAACCGTATGCGTGTGATACCCGGCAGGGGTTGCGCATGCGGGGTTGTGGGAATTCTTTTGATCGGTCTGCCGGCCGGTCGGCGAGTCAGAAACCGTTGATGTAGTCGAAGGACATGCGAAAGGTCCGGCGTAGAGGGTAAGACCCCCGTAGACGAAACATCAGCGGCTTGCTTAAGAATCTCCCAAGTAGCACGGGGCCCGAGAAATCCCGTGTGAATCTGGCGGGACCACCCGCTAAGCCTAAATATTCCCTGGTGACCGATAGCGGATAGTACCGTGAGGGAATGGTGAAAAGTACCGCGGGAGCGGAGTGAAATAGTACCTGAAACCGTGTGCCTACAAGCCGTGGGAGCGTCGCTCATTGGGTTTACCCAATGGGTCGTGACTGCGTGCCTTTTGAAGAATGAGCCTGCGAGTTAGCGGTGTGTAGCGAGGTTAACCCGTGTGGGGAAGCCGTAGCGAAAGCGAGTCCGAATAGGGCGATTGAGTTGCACGCTCTAGACCCGAAGCGGAGTGATCTAGCCATGGGCAGGTTGAAGCGGAGGTAAGACTTCGTGGAGGACCGAACCCACCAGGGTTGAAAACCTGGGGGATGACCTGTGGTTAGGGGTGAAAGGCCAATCAAACTCCGTGATAGCTGGTTCTCCCCGAAATGCATTTAGGTGCAGCGTCGTGTGTTTCTTGCCGGAGGTAGAGCACTGGATAGGCGATGGGCCCTACCGGGTTACTGACCTTAGCCAAACTCCGAATGCCGGTAAGTGAGAGCACGGCAGTGAGACTGTGGGGGATAAGCTCCATGGTCGAGAGGGAAACAGCCCAGAGCATCGACTAAGGCCCCTAAGCGTACGCTAAGTGGGAAAGGATGTGGAGTCGCAGAGACAACCAGGAGGTTGGCTTAGAAGCAGCCACCCTTGAAAGAGTGCGTAATAGCTCACTGGTCAAGTGATTCCGCGCCGACAATGTAGCGGGGCTCAAGCGTACCGCCGAAGTCGTGTCATTGCAGCAATAGGGCCAACGCCCGCTGTGATGGGTAGGGGAGCGTCGTGTGCCGGGTGAAGCAGCAGCGGAAGCTAGTTGTGGACGGTTCACGAGTGAGAATGCAGGCATGAGTAGCGATACACACGTGAGAAACGTGTGCGCCGATTGACTAAGGGTTCCTGGGTCAAGCTGATCTGCCCAGGGTAAGTCGGGACCTAAGGCGAGGCCGACAGGCGTAGTCGATGGACAACCGGTTGATATTCCGGTACCCGCTTTGAAACGCCCAATATCGAATCCTCTGATGCTAAGCCCGTGAAGCCGTTCCGGACCCTTCGGGGAAAGGAAAGTGGTGGAGCCGGCGATCCAAGGTGGTAGTAGGTAAGCGATGGGGTGACGCAGGAAGGTAGTCCAGCCCGGGCGGTGGTTGTCCCGGGGTAAGGGTGTAGGCCGAGGGGTAGGCAAATCCGTCCCTCATATAAGGCTGAGACCTGATGCCGAGCCGATTGTGGTGAAGTGGATGATCCTATGCTGTCGAGAAAAGCCTCTAGCGAGTTTCATGGCGGCCCGTACCCTAAACCGACTCAGGTGGTCAGGTAGAGAATACCGAGGCGTTCGGGTGAACTATGGTTAAGGAACTCGGCAAAATGCCCCCGTAACTTCGGGAGAAGGGGGGCCATCACTGGTGAAGGAACTTGCTTCCTGAGCTGGGGGTGGCCGCAGAGACCAGCGAGAAGCGACTGTTTACTAAAAACACAGGTCCGTGCGAAGCCGTAAGGCGATGTATACGGACTGACGCCTGCCCGGTG
The Streptomyces sp. NBC_00091 genome window above contains:
- a CDS encoding RDD family protein produces the protein MSDLVTGDAVVLGLRPARLPSRALAVLLDLLVYFTGYVVVSIALLYATADLDDAAQAAVTVASFLLVLVGVPIAVETLSHGRSLGKLACGLRVVREDGGPIRFRHALVRGAMGVVELLMTFGAVACIASLMSERGRRLGDVFAGTLVIRERVPGARVMPVPAPPPWLAGRFAALDLSAVPDGLWLAIRQYLTRMNQLDPHTGAAMAARLADDVVARTGTPPPAGVPAAAFLMAVVHERQSRDAARAFTAHAAGRAPAAAAAPVAAPMPMPMPMPVPTAVPMAAPAPAHVAPVEPPARGTGFAPPA
- a CDS encoding stage II sporulation protein M, coding for MDLDVFVAAHQTEWARLEQLLGRGRRLTGAEADELVALYQRTSTHLSLIQSSAPDPMLTGRLTQLVARARSTVTGTRRAGWRDAARFFTEGFPAAVYRSRRWWIPTALLSTALGVLIGWWIATHPEVQSAIAAPDHLKELTKPGGQYETYYSSHPAASFAAQVWTNNAQAAAVCLVLGAFLGLPVLWILFLNMANLGVGLGLMTSAGRLDVFLGLILPHGLLELTAVFVAAGTGLRLGWTVIDPGPRTRRTALAEQGRAALGMAIGLALVLFVSGLIEGFVTPSGLPTWARITIGVVAEAAFLVYVYVLGGRASRAGEVGDVEEADRTATLPTAA